From a region of the Dunckerocampus dactyliophorus isolate RoL2022-P2 chromosome 20, RoL_Ddac_1.1, whole genome shotgun sequence genome:
- the dazl gene encoding deleted in azoospermia-like: MDTQNPKGNKDTQNPKGNNHVSPSSQLSNGYILPEGKVNPNAIFVFFGIDTKANAADMRDMFAKFGQIKEVKIITYRGGFSKGYGFVYFAEDVDIQSIVDQQIIWKGRILKLGPAIMKQRNCRVRQSPRMGLEHWINPSQYFYCTCYPPNGASVTSPSPLVSGGATYYQPYNYPHYGGFMGPQVPVSNTHNAYCYQYTLPYWMGDQRARADNQNVIECGSQTVLSAL; this comes from the exons ATG GATACCCAGAACCCAAAGGGCAACAAGGATACCCAGAACCCAAAGGGCAACAACCATGTTTCACCCTCCTCTCAGTTGTCCAATGGCTACATTCTGCCAGAGGGCAAAGTGAATCCCAATGccatatttgtcttttttgggATTGACACCAAG GCGAATGCAGCCGATATGCGGGACATGTTTGCAAAGTTCGGTCAAATCAAGGAGGTGAAAATAATCACTTACCGTGGCGGATTCAGCAAAGG CTATGGGTTTGTGTACTTCGCCGAAGATGTCGACATTCAGTCAATCGTTGAT CAACAGATAATTTGGAAGGGGAGAATACTCAAGCTGGGTCCTGCCATTATGAAGCAAAGGAACTGCC GTGTTAGGCAATCCCCTCGGATGGGCCTTGAACACTGGATTAACCCCTCCCAGTATTTCTATTGCACTTGCTACCCGCCCAATGGAGCGAGTGTGACCTCGCCCTCACCCTTGGTCAGTGGTGGCGCTACCTACTATCAG CCATACAACTACCCCCACTATGGAGGCTTTATGGGTCCACAGGTGCCAGTGAGCAACACCCACAATGCATACTGCTACCAG TACACTCTACCCTACTGGATGGGGGACCAGAGAGCACGGGCTGACAATCAG AATGTTATTGAGTGCGGATCGCAGACCGTGCTGAGTGCGCTGTAG